atgcggacacagctctcactttggttatacaaggactggctggcttgtagcaactgccccggtaccccacactcccgcagtaccccccacagagttccCTGGGGTACACAGtgttaagccttctccaagtccacaaaacgcatgtagactggctggtcaaactcccacggcccctcagcacttccgcaagggtaatgAGTTGGTCCTTTGTtcccaggacggaatctgcattgttcctcctggatccaaggtttgacAGTTGGTCGgaacctcctttccagcaccctagagtagactttcccagggaggctgagcaatgtgatgccctgaatCGGAGGGCATCACAtccctctggtccccctttttaaatatgggaaccaccaccccagtctgccactccacaggtactgtcctcgacctccacgtgacactgaagaggcgtgtcagccaagacagcccaacaatgtccagagccttcagcatctcagggcgactctcatccacacccagtgccttgccaccgaggagcttcttaactacctcagagacctctaccacataaacccctccaccacgttaaggtggcgctatcttaacgtggtggagggttttgtgtgtcctggtgatcctgggagctgtgttatcGGTGGCAATaacccctggtagggtctcccaaggcaaactgGTCCCAGGAGATGGACCAGGCTAAGagtgattcccaagaaacccaaaaaGTTAGTGCAAGAGCTGTCAATCATAATCAATCAAAATATTCTTTCTATACATCACAAATTTGGTTATGAGTAGTTCAACTGGATGAACTTGAAGCATTTATATCAATTCATTATGGATAGTTATAATTCCTCTCATTACAATATTATCTTTAACCAATGATAATTGTAAAGCAAgtttttgcacacacacaaaaatcctcACAACACTAATGATGGTATTTGCCAGAAAGCTTCATGTATTTGTTTTtcccactatcacacacacacacacacacacacacacacacacacacacacacacacacacacacacacaaaaacacagcctGGTACCATCTCTCTGCAGAGTACCTGTAGTTTTAGATAAAGCTTCATGTCTCCCCAGTGTGGGTTGTGAGGGTTTTTCCTCAGTATGAATTTCAGCGGCGGCTCTCTCTTGTCCAGGTCACAGTCCTTCAGCAGGTACTGCTGTTTTGCCTCCGTACGAGAGATCAACTTGTGCTTCACCTCATTGTCTCTAACAGGACAAAAAGCACACTCGCCAGCTGCGTATACATTCGAAATTCCCATCAGCATTTAGTATATCAAGTATCCCATCTTCAAGTTGGCACAGATAAACACCATGTCCTGTTGGCAATAACCTTGATCAACTATAATCCGGGTTAATGGAAACCTAGATAAGACCCCAGGGATATAACCACAGTACCAGAGATACGTTGCACTCGACAACTTCTACTGGTTTTTAATCCTGTTCTGTACAAGCTTGCATGGGATGCAAATTGAGAATGTTAAACAGTTCAACTCTTGTAGCAACCTAGAAACAGAACTGGATCTTTCAGTAGTAAAAGACTTTAACATTTGGGGTTTTCAGCGCTGCCACTGAACATATTCAATAACAGTGTTGTAAAGTTAAGGGCCATAGGATTGGTTAAACTTTTGAGCAGTATAAACTATCAAACAGGAGGAACATGTGTGCAAGTCACACAGAATAATGCAACGTGTAGTTACTGTTGTACAAGAGTTTGTGGCAATAATAGACTAGTTACCTGCACttatcacagacagacaggtcgaaGCTGTTGCTGAGGTAGGAATCCATGAAAGGTTTGTCACAGTCATCACACACCAAGTAGTCTGGCTGAATGACGGGAGCTGGAGATATCAATACACACACATGGCAATTATACACAAGGATGAAATTAACTgaccacacacacaagtacacaaacATGGACACACTATAACTTATCATTACATTTATTCTGCATAGTTTTAATATAACTTGTGTAATCGTTGTGTGCCTCATTGAGCAGCTATTGTAAATCTGTTACTGCTTGTCTGCTTTGACACTGGTGCTGAGCTGTCTGTTCCCTCCCGTGGAGTTTTCTCTCATCTGATTTGAGGGTCTATATCTCTGTAAGGATAAGGGGGTGCCTCGCTCTACTTTCATCTCTTGGAGGGTATAATGTGATTGTAAATCCCTATTGGGATTTAAATGCGGTGAGTTTAACAAGTAAAGGactgacttcacacacacacacacacacacacacacacacacacacacacacacacacacacacacacacacacacacacacacacacacacacacctggctgaTGTACCACAGTGTTAACTTTTTGCTCCTGCTCTCCGTCGCCTTCTTCCTCAATAAAGAAACCTGCACCAGAGTCGATGATTTTGGCGACTTTTGAGGGGGTCGCTCCCTCCAATGTGGCCAGAGATCGGCTCGCTAGCCGGGCCTGCCGGAGCATCAACGCCCGCTGTCGGTTTCTCTCAATTTTAGCTCGCATCGCCGCGGTCAGCTCACCGGAAGCATCAACCTTCGTTGACTCTGTTTTTTCCATTTTCATGAGTTAAACAGCGACTGGCAAACAAGTTAACATGGGCCGACGCTGGTTTTATGTGAGATTAAAACACATGCCTTAAATTTCACGTTTTGCACCAGACGCTGGGTTGTTCCATAATCGCCCGGAGCATTGGTGTCATTTTAAAACAACTTGACAACACACTTCCGTTATGTCACATTTCCTTTCTGCACTTTTCACATTAAAAGACCCGGGCATGTCGTGATTGTCGTTAGTGACTAGACGTACCTCTTACTCCAAAGGGTTAAAAAAAACATAACGTTAAAGTCGGGGGAATACACTAAAAATACGAACAATAAGAAAAATGCATTATTAAGACCTCATTAAATCAAAATTAGATTAGTAACTTTAAGTAAATGTCTTGCTTTTCTGGACATCCAACCGTGAATAGGCGACACACAACAGTTTGCATCGGACGTTAATTTATATAGAAGTTCTTCTAGTCCTTGGGACGGGACCTTTGTGAAAGCAGGGCAGTAATCTAAAATGGTCATGGGCGGGACAATACACTTTTTCTGTAGCAACAATTATGGAGGATTAAAACCTGTTTTATTTAGACAATAATGTCGACATAATCACAATGGCTTAGAGGCGATACCAGTGAGGCCTACAATAAATAGTGCACTACATTAAACATGAGTTAATGTTCATAACTCAGTatcatcaggtaaaaaaaaaaatcacgtgtGTCCCTGCTCTCTTTTATTCTGCTTTTATTCATGTGTCTGTCTGACAACCAAAGCAGCCAACAGATGACACCACTTGTCTGTGTCACCCCTTGAATATTCAACAGGGGATAGAAAAAAATGTACCAACAATAAAAATAACATTAAAAGAACAAAGATTTTCAGCAAACACGGGACTTTCACTTTACAGCCTGATTTTGTGAAAATGTTCCTTGCCATCCAGCAGTGGAacaatgaggatgcaaggagcagaggcgaagaaggcgtatgagtttaaatacttgaggttaGCTgtgcaaagtaacagggagtgcaaaagagaggtgaagaagagagtgcaggcagggtggagtgggtggagaagagtgtcaggagtgctttgtgacagaaggttaccagcaagagttaaagggaaggtttacaagatggttatgagaccagctatgttatatggtttggggacagtggcactgatgaaaaaacaggaggtggtgctggaggtggcagagttgaagatgtttacattttcactgggagtgacgaagaaggatggGATTAGGAGCTAATATATTAGacggacagctcaagttggacggtttggagacaaagcaagagaggcaagattgagatggcttggagatgtgtggaggagaaatgctggatatattgggagaaggatgctgaatatggagctgccagggaagagggaaagaggaaggtcaaagagggtggtgagagaggacatgctataagcaatcatcagatgattgcttatggcatggaacaggctctcataaagaatttacttgactcactggattattttgctccttatttgttgagcacgttccctaccgttgagtggtggcgcagtgattagcgcagttgcctcacagcaagaaggtcctgggttcgagccccggggtagtccaaccatgggggtcgtcccagtttgtcctctgtgtggagtttgcatgttctccccttgtctgtgtgggtttcctccgggtgctccagtttcctcccacagtccaaagacatgtaggtcaagtgaatcggccattctaaattgtccctagatgtgtgtgtgtgtgtgtgtgtgtgtgtgtgtgtgtgtgtgtgtgtgtgtgtgtgtgtgtgtgtgtgtgtgtgtgtgtgtgtgtgtgtgtgtgtgtgtgtgtgtgtgtgtgtgtgtgtgtgtgtgtgtatgtgtgtgtgggggccctgtgatggcccggcggcctgtccagggtgtcgccctgcctgccacccaatgactgctgggataggctccagcatccccacgaacctgagagcaggataagcggtttggataatggatagatggatggatggatgtttaataaGATCAGTATACTAACTGCAATGACATTAGTATACTAACTGCCAAACCGCCAGCCTACGTCACTTCAGTGTTACTGGTGGTGCAAACAGAAAAAAGCCCTTCAAGGTTCATAAatgtcagatcactgtctaccaaagccttactaataaatgatctgattcttgaacatagttttgatatgactgggttatgtgaaacatggctgaaaccaaatgttttccttcccttaaatgaagcttcaccacctgactatacttatgcccatgtagctcgggcaaataaacaaggtgggggtgttgccttaatatataaatctattttcaatctgacctctagacttgaatctaaattctagtcttttgagtctcttattcttcgtccatccattcgtccatctccctcagccatgaatgtgatactctatcggcctcctggctgttactcattatttcttgaagaatttggggaatttgtctcaggccttgttactcactctgatgagattcttattctaggtgatttcaatattcatctgaataaggctgctgatcctctaagtaaagcctttctggcactagttgatacttttgggttcactcagtttgttcaagagtcgactcattgcagtggtaacacccttgatttggttttatctaaaggaatagctgtttctgatctgaatgtcttaccaaccacatctgctgtgtcagatcattttctcatcaaatttgaagcattattggcctgtccagttaatggcAGCACAGATGtcattgccactcgccatattggtccctccactgttgctgcatttggccagcagctgcctgaagtcttggctcctttcactgtggtacaTGACTctattgaaaatttcactagtgacttaaatgtggacctctctagtctcctcgatttagttgcacctctcactaccagagctaggtgactaaagaggcctacaccctggtttaatgatgagacacgtgctcttaagcggacctgcaggagactggaacgtaaatggcgaaaatcaaaattggaagttttttacctatcgtggcacgagtgtttattgaaatacaagcatgctttatctacggcaaaaacatcgtatctctctcacttaataaataataataaacataaccccagatttctctttgacactgtatctaaacttactaaaaagcagtcgtatattagctgctcaccattcacagcccatgaatttctagactttttctgcaataaggttgatgagatcttaaacaaaattagttcttcaacttcatctactcctgcagatcctgtcatactaaattcatatctacacaatgagtgtaTATATGCCTACCCaggactgcctgccaactcacccttcaaatgttatagttaagtttgcagatgacaccacagtcattggccgtatcaccaacaatgacgagatggcctacagtgacgagattgagcacctcacatcatgatgtactaccaacaatcttgtccttaatgtgcagaagacaaaggagctgatcgtggacttcaggaggtctagaagctgcagccactcccccattcacatcaatggggtggaagtggagtgtgtttccagctttaaattccttggagtccacatcagcgaggatctTTCggggacattaaacacccaggcccttgtgaaaaaggcccaacaatgcctgcatttcctgaggaggctgaggagcgcccgtctaccccccaaaattctcaccaacttctaccactgcaccatagagagcatcctggccatctgcatctcagtgtggtacggcaactgcacctcagtagaccagaaagctctgcagcggatcgtcaaggcggcccagcatatcaccggtacccagttcccagccataaaagacatttatcacaaacgctgccttcgaaggggtctgagcatcagtagagatcccacccaccccaaccatggactgttctcccccctgcgctctgggagacgcaacaggagcctcagagcccgcactaccaggctcaaaaacagcttctttccccaagctgttgcccacctgaaccttgctacccactgaatgtctagatatttttaaatattttgtactccagctctcttttaacttatttttagcttttggtcttcatgtgtgtatatctcatattgtgtttgctgtgtttgtctgtgtctgtcttgcactgtttggtgaagccacagccctcatttcatttttaacatgtgcctgcacattgttttttaatgacaataaattgaattgaattgaattgaattgaattgaattgaattgagtcactgacagttccagttattacagcttttgagactatctctcttgatactttaactaagttcgtgtcagcttctaaaccaactgcttgcctacttgatcccttaccagcaaaactttttaaagacctctggccttttcttgggcctacaatgctagacatcgttaatttatctcttactactggcattgttcccagcagttttaagacagctgtggttaaacctctacttaaaaaaacgcaccttgatccagggtctcttaataactatcgaccggtctctaatcttccattcttctctaaagtactagagagagttgtgtatcaacaacttttgacccatataaaagaaaaccatctatatgaaccttttcagtcggctttcaggccctgtcactccactgaaactactctgaccagagtggtaaattatcttttactggctatcgactctgattccacttctgtgcttctactactggacctcagtgcagcctttgacatcattgatcactgtatactttttagatagattaaattttaattttggtgtctctggtttagctctctcttggcttaagtcctacttatccggaagaacacaatgtgtctgctataataatattatctcaacattttctgacgttaaatatggtgtgcctcagggcttagTTCttagccctctacttttctctctttacattacacctcttggccaaattatacgcagttatggaataaatttccattgctatgctgatgatactcagctgtatgtgcctataagggctgatgatcatactcaaatcactaacttagaggcctgcttggctactgtgaaaaactggatgtcacttagcATTCTGCTTttgaattcagataaaaccgagatgctagtcattggccctgctagatacagacaccaatttgatcaagtaacgataacaatcgacaactctgtggtttcacaaagtgtggcagccaaaaatcttggtgttacatttgatcccagcctttcctttgataagcacattaaagaaatcaccaagactgcctttttttcacttacataacatagctaaaattcggtcttttctctccatggctgacgcagagactctaacacatgcatttgtttcatccagacttgattactgtaatgttctgttctcaggtctgccacattctagtactaaaagtcttcaagtggttcagaatgctgctgctagaatcctaactaaaactaggaaatttgaccatattacgccaattcttgcctcccttcattggcttcctatccatgttagatcagaatacaaggtgcttctgctgacttataaaatcctaaatgggcttgccccatcttacctgtctgatctccttaaaccttacatgccatctcgagctcttcgttctcaaaatacagggctcctgtgtgtacccaaagttaaaaagaagtcagctggtggcagggccttttcctatcgggctccattgttgtggaataacctgcctgctgccatcagacaatcagagtctgttgagtcctttaaatccaaacttaaaactcatctttttgccttagcttacaattagttgcctttaagttgagtgcttcacagcctgtactggatggcggtttggttttctgtctcaatgaatttaccaaccactcttctgccgacgagattatcgagtatagattacagagtatagattatgactaattgatgacttaattgattatggctaatgactattgcaaactgttctcttctctaacgtgtcttttctctctctcagaatgatgtcttctcctttctctttttctgtgtttgaatggtgtcatgtgagtctctgttgtgtgcatgtgccgtcggttctcctcccaggtctccgtggtgatggtggtcaccatttggatgctgcctgcccttcctctcctcacataagtttttctttttttacatgatgctggtcgcgtggcttgggtcctggactgttccgttggcatgtggacactgcttggcatcctgtgcatcatgttcttcataaattttatgtccattatagttctgttatcctctttcaatgttgtattatgtaaattgcgtgaacacatccattgcatgctgtccgtcttgggagagagatccctcctctgttgctctccctgaggtttcttcctatttttctccctgttaaaggttttttttttagggagttgttccttatccgaagagaggatctaaggacaggatgttgtgttgctgttaagcccactgaggcaaatttgtaatttgtgatattgggctatacaaataaaattgatttgatttgaaggtTCGTAGTTGTCGCGCAACCTCCCCAGTGGGTAGTTCCCCTCAAAAAAGTCCCCGGAAGTGGTCCGAAGGTGCCTCATGATGTGAGTGAACAAATATAAAATGGGAGGCGGTACATACATTTCAATGTCACCCAAAGCCGAAAAAAAGGAGATGAGATAGTTATCAGAAATTTCTAAAGAACCTTTATTATGTATTTCTCCAAAATGTGGAAGGAGTATCTTTAACATTATATGTGAACATAGAATATGGCTCACATCCAGCACTACTCACTTTAGGCAATACAGAAATCAGGTGACACAAAGGGTAATGAGTAGTGTCTATGTAGATTCATTTCAGTCATCCAGGTAGAAATGAATGGAATGGATGGCCCCTTTATGAATCAACTATTCAGTATTTCTGTCTGAACAAGTTGCCGCAGATAACTGACATTCAAGCAATTAGTGGTAGCTTAATTGGTTACAACATGATGTCAACAAATTtgctgtgaatgagtgtgtgtgtgtgtgggggggggttctcttTAAGGAAATGGCTTAAAACAACGGCAAAAGTTATCAACCTTTCttaccaatgtcaaatgtgtgatGGGGACATCCCAATGAAAGAGTTGTCCAAATATTTAAAAACTCTTTTCACAGTGTTGTTCAAATGTTGAGCCTTGTATGAGGGTATATACGTAGTGCAGTATGCAACAGtttaaaataccccccccccttttctccccagttgtacttggccaatttccccactcttccgagctgtcccggtcgctgctccaccctctctgccgatccggggagggctgcagactaaca
This genomic stretch from Lampris incognitus isolate fLamInc1 chromosome 5, fLamInc1.hap2, whole genome shotgun sequence harbors:
- the xpa gene encoding DNA repair protein complementing XP-A cells — encoded protein: MKMEKTESTKVDASGELTAAMRAKIERNRQRALMLRQARLASRSLATLEGATPSKVAKIIDSGAGFFIEEEGDGEQEQKVNTVVHQPAPVIQPDYLVCDDCDKPFMDSYLSNSFDLSVCDKCRDNEVKHKLISRTEAKQQYLLKDCDLDKREPPLKFILRKNPHNPHWGDMKLYLKLQVEKRCMEVWGSEEALEEARETREENREVQKQKRFNKKVKELRRAVRSSVWTKDTSIHQHQYGPEEVLDEEEDLYKKTCTTCGHELTYEKM